TTTTTTTCTTCGCAGCTTTCTTTTTGATTTTCTTCTTGGCTTTCGTGGCGGGCTTTTTCTTGAGCCCCGCGGCGACCTTCTTGTACTTGGCGGCGATGCTTTTCTTGGCCTTGGCGGTGATGAGGCCGCCGAGGGCCTCTCCCTCGGGGGTTCCCTCGATCCCCCAGGAGCCGTCCTTCGCCGTGACGAAGATGAGGTCCTCCCGGGAGACGACCCTTCCGCCGTGGAGGGTGTTCGCGGGGATGTGGTGGATGTCGCCGGGGCCGCTGACCTGCTTCCGCCCCCCGATGGTGGATTCGATCTTGCCCTGCAGGATGTAGAGGAACTGCTCGTTGGGGTGGCGGTGAGGGTGGGCGCCGGTGCCGGCGGGCATGGTGATGAGGCCGAAGAGCACGCGATCGCCCTCCACCCAGACCCCCTCGGAGGTGCTGTAGGATTTTCCGGCCAATCCCCGCTTCATCTTTTTGGTATTGTAGAAGTACGGCATGGAGTTTCTCCAGAGAAAGGCAGCCAGAAAATGGCGGCCAGAGAAAGGCGGCGCACCGCCGTTTGCAATGATGGGGAAACTATACAGGATTCCGGGCGGAAATTTTCCGGAAAAAGTGAGAGGAAGAGGCCTGATGGCGGATGCGGGCAGGGATGCGGTCCAGAATGCGGTCAGGGATGCGGTGGAATCCGTCCGGGAGGAGCGCCTGCGCGAATGGGTAGCGGAATTCTCAGGCCTGCGCCACGGCCTTGAGAACCCGGAGGCTTTGGCCGAAAAGCGCGAGCGCTTCGCCGCGCGCCTTGAAGGTTTCGGCTATGCCCCCGCCCGCGACCCGTTCCGCTTCCGGGGGCTTCCCTTCGAGAATGTGGTGGCCGAGGCGGCGGGCCAAGATCAAAGTGCGGCCCCCTTTCTCGTCGGGGCGCACTTCGACGGCAGTGCCGGGAGCCCCGCGGCGGACGACAACGCGAGCGGGGTGGCGGCGCTTCTTGCCGTCGCCGAGGTTCTCCGGCGCCATCCGCCCGCGCGGCCGGTGCGCTTCGTCGGCTTCGACATCGAAGAGCCCCAGGATGCGCGCGATCGCAGGTGCCGCCACGGGAGCTACCACTTCGCTCGAAGGGCCCGCTTCCGGTGGGAGAAATACGCCGGGGTCTTCATCCTCGAATCGGTGGGCTACACCGACCCCCGGCCCGGGAGCCAGAGAGTGCCCATCAAGCTGCCCTTCATCCCGCCCGACGCGGGGACGTTCCTCGGGGTGGTGGGGACGCGGAAATCCCGCGGCCTCATGCGCGGGTTTTCAGAGGCGGCGGCGCGGCACGTTCCCGCGCTGGAGATCGTCTCCTACCGGGTGCCGCTGCGGGGCTATCTCGTGCCGATGACGCGGATGAGCGATCACGCCCCGTTCTGGGACTGGGGCTATGCCGCCGTCATGCTGACCGATACGGCCTTCCTGCGGAACCCGAACTACCACCAGCCGGGCGACACGCCCGAGACCCTCGACTACGCCTTTCTCGCGAACGTGGCGCG
This region of bacterium genomic DNA includes:
- a CDS encoding cupin domain-containing protein; its protein translation is MPYFYNTKKMKRGLAGKSYSTSEGVWVEGDRVLFGLITMPAGTGAHPHRHPNEQFLYILQGKIESTIGGRKQVSGPGDIHHIPANTLHGGRVVSREDLIFVTAKDGSWGIEGTPEGEALGGLITAKAKKSIAAKYKKVAAGLKKKPATKAKKKIKKKAAKKKTAARKKTAARGKR
- a CDS encoding M28 family peptidase, which encodes MADAGRDAVQNAVRDAVESVREERLREWVAEFSGLRHGLENPEALAEKRERFAARLEGFGYAPARDPFRFRGLPFENVVAEAAGQDQSAAPFLVGAHFDGSAGSPAADDNASGVAALLAVAEVLRRHPPARPVRFVGFDIEEPQDARDRRCRHGSYHFARRARFRWEKYAGVFILESVGYTDPRPGSQRVPIKLPFIPPDAGTFLGVVGTRKSRGLMRGFSEAAARHVPALEIVSYRVPLRGYLVPMTRMSDHAPFWDWGYAAVMLTDTAFLRNPNYHQPGDTPETLDYAFLANVARALIAALLEEK